In Xylocopa sonorina isolate GNS202 chromosome 3, iyXylSono1_principal, whole genome shotgun sequence, one genomic interval encodes:
- the Tyf gene encoding twenty-four isoform X2: MSTADTALSISIKMAPGPAHRQEPVAPDKTAENNNSEISNERENENSVVGVETVNNQSSSTECAATNIDINSDSTNQSAPTCITSDNKQEEPATLSTLNEGELRALLDEAITYKCPKDREGKSSLFKELLQEAEADETEEGRRIVPNSRCLPGSNRRRHKRDSVSERLTHGGSLQNLAQPIASEFDSSFAYLTSGSSHTYGGSKRKNKKYTGSSVSARQREGGSLPSNVNASHSLASLANLDLIFDKKKGFCEERTAYDWTNKEKSKSLDKPSYTSTKKEEKEKDKKDTKKDPCETEVEVREKRGSKGKHGTNEMLESDNPPPEYKSDYMVIDLGDAEVGTISERNVGSTISGVQRPHSLDTEDDEGIEMKIIEPRRSQFISRTTFDIAQTPVDTTIDFSLREHSGKQDKSKISVNGTEVTGALSFQTFNSVKCGIGGTANSSSTSQGKVVPSLCSMMSASLQTQNITMGSRYTAHTTGTGEKKSLDENGNPVQNYNGERKKPRRKNQEPNVIVYNAENVEGHRNEDIDSLINFIENKESKSKKGKPGNPVRVKTSSGAKPRSREKDTKREQLPAKLQKSNSLEEISKTKLEDLTTEKSVSSSGASSISSQHGTINVALRRAKQRSTGDTAIDSRGDRRSWGTEEGQSIYCNDTGDDYASRRNSNKKINPEPEHETEFLVVTKKKKSKKQSRAQNLTISGSYLQNSRGFSNEYRTPLSPELRRKSASSMPPSDKSDSSDSDSVHSLPVTSNTSKHNLSKIATSSGGTPQASYADIARMATINMTHNSVLNMSTIVPNMLNTTSWPSVPPKTPSEPDKIPQDYYPSLDELQHSDRKTRQHNFTHSNHILNLSFEKPPSPTLSKMKNSTERKKAEAQEEAINKNIQVIKYVQDVEKMRQNLTQQEQRTLSSTNHSTTSNEILITNPIPSKLNNIVTNCNSDSDNNNPSCNNVSNKDTIVSVRCNNNPRARRGGYVQSNQNVQNQVSHEDQHFKKAGYTYHDESTKKPQNVENSNTHCENKNSPGGSSTDESESQKANALSNPKVTQEAQSTDSDSSKLMRNEKPTKPAKEQNVNVKHETVKLGIVYSVNTKQEQQEDSESKKAKQQVGTTDKDQLQKMESQSANKQKTSRPAVILLDETSSDVNKNSELPTELRFGFEINEQLLLSEESTAEENSTTGTVFPSVVPPLMNKPPNFDRYPPLFDKHMRCDKFAPNFMQPPNAHVTQQPMHPVMVQRLPCMGYPPRFPPPACLPPPPTPPPDIMEKYHHQPKEDFSMLYVAPEEDVNIQTYNHDKIVSFVGLAWDAVMKEMPVTAGGRIQFYSGQ; the protein is encoded by the exons ATGAGTACAGCGGATACAGCGCTGTCAATTTCGATCAAAATGGCCCCAGGGCCGGCACATCGTCAAGAACCGGTGGCACCTGACAAAACTGCTGAAAATAATAATAGTGAAATCTCTAATGAAAGGGAGAACGAAAATTCAGTGGTAGGTGTTGAGACTGTTAATAATCAGAGTTCAAGTACAGAGTGTGCTGCAACGAACATTGACATCAATTCAGATTCAACAAATCAAAGTGCACCTACTTGTATTACCTCTGACAATAAGCAG GAAGAACCAGCTACTTTGTCTACACTAAATGAGGGTGAATTACGTGCACTATTGGATGAAGCTATAACTTACAAGTGTCCCAAAGATCGTGAAGGAAAATCAAGTCTCTTTAAG GAACTACTGCAAGAAGCAGAAGCCGATGAAACAGAGGAAGGTCGAAGGATAGTACCTAATTCACGTTGCCTACCTGGGTCAAATCGTAGAAGACATAAAAGAGATTCTGTATCAGAGAGGTTAACACACGGTGGATCATTGCAAAATTTAGCACAACCTATTGCTTCGGAGTTTGATAGTAGTTTTGCATATCTAACATCCGGATCTAGCCATACTTACGGAGGAAGCAAGAGAAAGAATAAGAAGTATACAGGATCCAGTGTTTCTGCTAGACAAAGGGAAGGTGGTTCTTTGCCCTCAAATGTTAATGCATCACACAGTCTTGCTTCATTGGCTAATTTAGACCTAATATTCGATAAAAAG AAGGGCTTCTGTGAAGAGAGGACAGCTTATGACTGGACTAATAAAGAAAAATCCAAATCATTAGACAAACCATCATACACTAgtacaaaaaaagaagaaaaagagaaggatAAAAAGGATACAAAAAAAGATCCGTGTGAGACTGAAGTTGAAGTGCGCGAGAAAAGAGGTAGCAAAGGGAAACACGGCACAAATGAAATGCTTGAATCAGATAATCCACCACCAGAGTATAAGTCAGATTATATGGTGATTGATCTAGGTGACGCCGAG GTGGGTACTATTAGTGAAAGGAATGTGGGATCCACTATAAGTGGGGTTCAGAGACCTCACTCCTTAGACACAGAGGATGACGAAGGaattgaaatgaaaattattGAACCACGTAGATCTCAATTTATATCACGCACTACTTTCGATATAGCTCAAACCCCTGTGGACACTACTATAGACTTTTCTCTCCGTGAACATAGCGGAAAGCAAGATAAATCAAAAATATCTGTTAATGGTACAGAGGTAACTGGTGCCCTCTCTTTTCAAACTTTTAATAGTGTGAAATGTGGTATCGGTGGAACTGCGAACAGTTCTAGTACTAGTCAGGGTAAAGTAGTTCCAAGTTTATGCTCCATGATGTCTGCATCCTTACAAACACAGAATATCACAATGG GTTCCAGGTACACAGCGCATACTACTGGAACTGGAGAAAAGAAGTCTCTAGATGAAAATGGAAATCCAGTGCAAAATTACAATGGTGAACGAAAGAAGCCTAGAAGAAAAAACCAGGAACCTAACGTAATTGTATATAACGCTGAAAACGTCGAAGGACATCGCAACGAGGACATCGAcagtttaattaatttcatcGAAAATAAGGAGTCTAAGAGTAAAAAAGGAAAACCAGGTAATCCAGTAAGAGTAAAAACTAGTTCAGGAGCAAAACCAAGGAGTAGAGAAAAAGACACTAAAAGGGAACAGTTGCCTGCCAAGTTACAGAAGTCcaattctcttgaagagatatCTAAAACTAAACTTGAAGATCTCACAACGGAAAAAAGTGTCAGTTCTAGCGGTGCCAGTAGTATATCGAGTCAACACG GCACAATTAACGTTGCTTTACGCCGTGCGAAACAAAGAAGCACAGGGGACACAGCTATCGATAGTCGTGGTGATAGACGATCCTGGGGAACAGAAGAAGGTCAGTCTATATATTGCAATGATACCGGAGATGATTATGCTAGTCGCCGAAATTCCAATAAAAAAATCAATCCAGAGCCTGAACACGAAACAGAATTCTTGGTAGTtacgaaaaagaagaagagtaaAAAGCAGAGTAGAGCGCAGAATTTAACAATATCCGGATCTTATCTTCAAAATTCCAGAGGATTCTCTAATGAATATAGAACGCCGCTTTCTCCCGAACTTAGAAGAAAATCGGCAAGCAGCATGCCTCCAAG TGATAAATCGGACAGCAGCGATTCAGATTCTGTCCATTCATTGCCGGTTACATCGAATACGTCCAAACATAATTTATCAAAAATAGCTACCTCATCGGGCGGAACGCCGCAGGCAAGTTACGCGGATATAGCTCGCATGGCAACTATTAATATGACACATAATTCGGTGTTAAATATGTCCACGATAGTTCCAAACATGTTGAACACAACCTCGTGGCCTAGTGTGCCACCGAAAACGCCCTCAGAGCCAGACAAAATCCCTCAAGACTATTATCCCAGTTTAGATGAATTGCAACACTCGGACAGGAAAACAAGACAACACAACTTCACCCATTCGAATCATATTCTGAATCTTAGCTTCGAAAAGCCACCCTCGCCGACCTTGTCGAAAATGAAAAATTCCACGGAAAGAAAGAAAGCGGAAGCTCAAGAAGAGGCTATCAATAAAAATATACAAGTTATCAAATACGTACAAGATGTTGAAAAAATGCGGCAAAATTTAACACAACAAGAACAAAGAACACTGAGCTCTACTAACCATAGCACAACGTCAAACGAGATTTTAATAACAAATCCAATTCCATCGAAGCTCAATAATATAGTAACAAATTGTAATTCTGATTCTGATAACAATAATCCGAGTTGTAACAATGTTAGTAATAAGGATACGATCGTGAGCGTGAGGTGTAACAACAATCCTCGAGCACGTCGCGGAGGATACGTTCAAAGCAATCAAAATGTACAAAATCAAGTATCGCACGAAGACCAACACTTCAAAAAGGCTGGATATACGTATCACGATGAAAGTACGAAGAAACCACAAAACGTTGAAAATTCGAACACGCATTGCGAAAACAAAAACAGTCCCGGTGGTAGTTCAACCGATGAAAGCGAGTCGCAAAAAGCTAATGCTTTGAGTAATCCAAAAGTGACGCAAGAAGCGCAAAGTACTGATTCCGATTCTAGTAAATTAATGAGAAACGAGAAACCAACGAAGCCTGCAAAAGAGCAAAATGTTAACGTTAAGCATGAAACGGTTAAATTGGGAATCGTATACTCCGTGAATACGAAACAGGAACAGCAGGAAGATTCTGAATCCAAAAAGGCGAAACAACAGGTCGGAACTACAGATAAAGATCAGTTGCAAAAAATGGAATCGCAGTCCGCCAATAAACAAAAAACTTCAAGACCTGCAGTTATATTATTAGACGAAACTTCGTCAGATGTTAATAAGAACAGCGAGCTGCCAACTGAACTTAGGTTTGGATTTGAAATTAACGAACAACTTCTGTTATCCGAAGAATCGACAGCCGAAGAGAATTCAACTACTGGCACTGTGTTCCCCTCCGTGGTTCCGCCTCTTATGAACAAACCACCCAATTTTGATAGATATCCGCCGTTATTTGACAAGCACATGAGGTGCGACAAATTCGCACCCAATTTCATGCAACCACCAAACGCGCACGTAACGCAACAACCTATGCACCCGGTGATGGTGCAGCGATTACCATGTATGGGCTATCCACCAAGATTTCCTCCTCCAGCGTGTCTACCGCCACCGCCTACACCTCCACCAGATATAATGGAGAAGTATCATCATCAACCGAAAGAAGATTTCTCTATGCTCTATGTGGCTCCGGAAGAGGATGTCAATATACAAACGTACAATCATGATAAGATCGTCTCATTCGTTGGCTTAG CATGGGACGCTGTTATGAAAGAAATGCCAGTAACTGCAGGCGGCCGTATACAATTCTACAGTGGTCAGTGA
- the Tyf gene encoding twenty-four isoform X3 — MSTADTALSISIKMAPGPAHRQEPVAPDKTAENNNSEISNERENENSVVGVETVNNQSSSTECAATNIDINSDSTNQSAPTCITSDNKQEEPATLSTLNEGELRALLDEAITYKCPKDREGKSSLFKELLQEAEADETEEGRRIVPNSRCLPGSNRRRHKRDSVSERLTHGGSLQNLAQPIASEFDSSFAYLTSGSSHTYGGSKRKNKKYTGSSVSARQREGGSLPSNVNASHSLASLANLDLIFDKKGFCEERTAYDWTNKEKSKSLDKPSYTSTKKEEKEKDKKDTKKDPCETEVEVREKRGSKGKHGTNEMLESDNPPPEYKSDYMVIDLGDAEVGTISERNVGSTISGVQRPHSLDTEDDEGIEMKIIEPRRSQFISRTTFDIAQTPVDTTIDFSLREHSGKQDKSKISVNGTEVTGALSFQTFNSVKCGIGGTANSSSTSQGKVVPSLCSMMSASLQTQNITMEGSRYTAHTTGTGEKKSLDENGNPVQNYNGERKKPRRKNQEPNVIVYNAENVEGHRNEDIDSLINFIENKESKSKKGKPGNPVRVKTSSGAKPRSREKDTKREQLPAKLQKSNSLEEISKTKLEDLTTEKSVSSSGASSISSQHGTINVALRRAKQRSTGDTAIDSRGDRRSWGTEEGQSIYCNDTGDDYASRRNSNKKINPEPEHETEFLVVTKKKKSKKQSRAQNLTISGSYLQNSRGFSNEYRTPLSPELRRKSASSMPPSDKSDSSDSDSVHSLPVTSNTSKHNLSKIATSSGGTPQASYADIARMATINMTHNSVLNMSTIVPNMLNTTSWPSVPPKTPSEPDKIPQDYYPSLDELQHSDRKTRQHNFTHSNHILNLSFEKPPSPTLSKMKNSTERKKAEAQEEAINKNIQVIKYVQDVEKMRQNLTQQEQRTLSSTNHSTTSNEILITNPIPSKLNNIVTNCNSDSDNNNPSCNNVSNKDTIVSVRCNNNPRARRGGYVQSNQNVQNQVSHEDQHFKKAGYTYHDESTKKPQNVENSNTHCENKNSPGGSSTDESESQKANALSNPKVTQEAQSTDSDSSKLMRNEKPTKPAKEQNVNVKHETVKLGIVYSVNTKQEQQEDSESKKAKQQVGTTDKDQLQKMESQSANKQKTSRPAVILLDETSSDVNKNSELPTELRFGFEINEQLLLSEESTAEENSTTGTVFPSVVPPLMNKPPNFDRYPPLFDKHMRCDKFAPNFMQPPNAHVTQQPMHPVMVQRLPCMGYPPRFPPPACLPPPPTPPPDIMEKYHHQPKEDFSMLYVAPEEDVNIQTYNHDKIVSFVGLAWDAVMKEMPVTAGGRIQFYSGQ; from the exons ATGAGTACAGCGGATACAGCGCTGTCAATTTCGATCAAAATGGCCCCAGGGCCGGCACATCGTCAAGAACCGGTGGCACCTGACAAAACTGCTGAAAATAATAATAGTGAAATCTCTAATGAAAGGGAGAACGAAAATTCAGTGGTAGGTGTTGAGACTGTTAATAATCAGAGTTCAAGTACAGAGTGTGCTGCAACGAACATTGACATCAATTCAGATTCAACAAATCAAAGTGCACCTACTTGTATTACCTCTGACAATAAGCAG GAAGAACCAGCTACTTTGTCTACACTAAATGAGGGTGAATTACGTGCACTATTGGATGAAGCTATAACTTACAAGTGTCCCAAAGATCGTGAAGGAAAATCAAGTCTCTTTAAG GAACTACTGCAAGAAGCAGAAGCCGATGAAACAGAGGAAGGTCGAAGGATAGTACCTAATTCACGTTGCCTACCTGGGTCAAATCGTAGAAGACATAAAAGAGATTCTGTATCAGAGAGGTTAACACACGGTGGATCATTGCAAAATTTAGCACAACCTATTGCTTCGGAGTTTGATAGTAGTTTTGCATATCTAACATCCGGATCTAGCCATACTTACGGAGGAAGCAAGAGAAAGAATAAGAAGTATACAGGATCCAGTGTTTCTGCTAGACAAAGGGAAGGTGGTTCTTTGCCCTCAAATGTTAATGCATCACACAGTCTTGCTTCATTGGCTAATTTAGACCTAATATTCGATAAAAAG GGCTTCTGTGAAGAGAGGACAGCTTATGACTGGACTAATAAAGAAAAATCCAAATCATTAGACAAACCATCATACACTAgtacaaaaaaagaagaaaaagagaaggatAAAAAGGATACAAAAAAAGATCCGTGTGAGACTGAAGTTGAAGTGCGCGAGAAAAGAGGTAGCAAAGGGAAACACGGCACAAATGAAATGCTTGAATCAGATAATCCACCACCAGAGTATAAGTCAGATTATATGGTGATTGATCTAGGTGACGCCGAG GTGGGTACTATTAGTGAAAGGAATGTGGGATCCACTATAAGTGGGGTTCAGAGACCTCACTCCTTAGACACAGAGGATGACGAAGGaattgaaatgaaaattattGAACCACGTAGATCTCAATTTATATCACGCACTACTTTCGATATAGCTCAAACCCCTGTGGACACTACTATAGACTTTTCTCTCCGTGAACATAGCGGAAAGCAAGATAAATCAAAAATATCTGTTAATGGTACAGAGGTAACTGGTGCCCTCTCTTTTCAAACTTTTAATAGTGTGAAATGTGGTATCGGTGGAACTGCGAACAGTTCTAGTACTAGTCAGGGTAAAGTAGTTCCAAGTTTATGCTCCATGATGTCTGCATCCTTACAAACACAGAATATCACAATGG AAGGTTCCAGGTACACAGCGCATACTACTGGAACTGGAGAAAAGAAGTCTCTAGATGAAAATGGAAATCCAGTGCAAAATTACAATGGTGAACGAAAGAAGCCTAGAAGAAAAAACCAGGAACCTAACGTAATTGTATATAACGCTGAAAACGTCGAAGGACATCGCAACGAGGACATCGAcagtttaattaatttcatcGAAAATAAGGAGTCTAAGAGTAAAAAAGGAAAACCAGGTAATCCAGTAAGAGTAAAAACTAGTTCAGGAGCAAAACCAAGGAGTAGAGAAAAAGACACTAAAAGGGAACAGTTGCCTGCCAAGTTACAGAAGTCcaattctcttgaagagatatCTAAAACTAAACTTGAAGATCTCACAACGGAAAAAAGTGTCAGTTCTAGCGGTGCCAGTAGTATATCGAGTCAACACG GCACAATTAACGTTGCTTTACGCCGTGCGAAACAAAGAAGCACAGGGGACACAGCTATCGATAGTCGTGGTGATAGACGATCCTGGGGAACAGAAGAAGGTCAGTCTATATATTGCAATGATACCGGAGATGATTATGCTAGTCGCCGAAATTCCAATAAAAAAATCAATCCAGAGCCTGAACACGAAACAGAATTCTTGGTAGTtacgaaaaagaagaagagtaaAAAGCAGAGTAGAGCGCAGAATTTAACAATATCCGGATCTTATCTTCAAAATTCCAGAGGATTCTCTAATGAATATAGAACGCCGCTTTCTCCCGAACTTAGAAGAAAATCGGCAAGCAGCATGCCTCCAAG TGATAAATCGGACAGCAGCGATTCAGATTCTGTCCATTCATTGCCGGTTACATCGAATACGTCCAAACATAATTTATCAAAAATAGCTACCTCATCGGGCGGAACGCCGCAGGCAAGTTACGCGGATATAGCTCGCATGGCAACTATTAATATGACACATAATTCGGTGTTAAATATGTCCACGATAGTTCCAAACATGTTGAACACAACCTCGTGGCCTAGTGTGCCACCGAAAACGCCCTCAGAGCCAGACAAAATCCCTCAAGACTATTATCCCAGTTTAGATGAATTGCAACACTCGGACAGGAAAACAAGACAACACAACTTCACCCATTCGAATCATATTCTGAATCTTAGCTTCGAAAAGCCACCCTCGCCGACCTTGTCGAAAATGAAAAATTCCACGGAAAGAAAGAAAGCGGAAGCTCAAGAAGAGGCTATCAATAAAAATATACAAGTTATCAAATACGTACAAGATGTTGAAAAAATGCGGCAAAATTTAACACAACAAGAACAAAGAACACTGAGCTCTACTAACCATAGCACAACGTCAAACGAGATTTTAATAACAAATCCAATTCCATCGAAGCTCAATAATATAGTAACAAATTGTAATTCTGATTCTGATAACAATAATCCGAGTTGTAACAATGTTAGTAATAAGGATACGATCGTGAGCGTGAGGTGTAACAACAATCCTCGAGCACGTCGCGGAGGATACGTTCAAAGCAATCAAAATGTACAAAATCAAGTATCGCACGAAGACCAACACTTCAAAAAGGCTGGATATACGTATCACGATGAAAGTACGAAGAAACCACAAAACGTTGAAAATTCGAACACGCATTGCGAAAACAAAAACAGTCCCGGTGGTAGTTCAACCGATGAAAGCGAGTCGCAAAAAGCTAATGCTTTGAGTAATCCAAAAGTGACGCAAGAAGCGCAAAGTACTGATTCCGATTCTAGTAAATTAATGAGAAACGAGAAACCAACGAAGCCTGCAAAAGAGCAAAATGTTAACGTTAAGCATGAAACGGTTAAATTGGGAATCGTATACTCCGTGAATACGAAACAGGAACAGCAGGAAGATTCTGAATCCAAAAAGGCGAAACAACAGGTCGGAACTACAGATAAAGATCAGTTGCAAAAAATGGAATCGCAGTCCGCCAATAAACAAAAAACTTCAAGACCTGCAGTTATATTATTAGACGAAACTTCGTCAGATGTTAATAAGAACAGCGAGCTGCCAACTGAACTTAGGTTTGGATTTGAAATTAACGAACAACTTCTGTTATCCGAAGAATCGACAGCCGAAGAGAATTCAACTACTGGCACTGTGTTCCCCTCCGTGGTTCCGCCTCTTATGAACAAACCACCCAATTTTGATAGATATCCGCCGTTATTTGACAAGCACATGAGGTGCGACAAATTCGCACCCAATTTCATGCAACCACCAAACGCGCACGTAACGCAACAACCTATGCACCCGGTGATGGTGCAGCGATTACCATGTATGGGCTATCCACCAAGATTTCCTCCTCCAGCGTGTCTACCGCCACCGCCTACACCTCCACCAGATATAATGGAGAAGTATCATCATCAACCGAAAGAAGATTTCTCTATGCTCTATGTGGCTCCGGAAGAGGATGTCAATATACAAACGTACAATCATGATAAGATCGTCTCATTCGTTGGCTTAG CATGGGACGCTGTTATGAAAGAAATGCCAGTAACTGCAGGCGGCCGTATACAATTCTACAGTGGTCAGTGA